The following nucleotide sequence is from Mangifera indica cultivar Alphonso chromosome 17, CATAS_Mindica_2.1, whole genome shotgun sequence.
ACTTCCATCATTTCttcctataaatatataaaccaccTCCTCTAATTTCATAACAAGCAATTCATAAGCTTCATTTTCtctgaaaagaaaaacaaagttttCTGCAAACTCAATTGTTTCATCGATATGGATTTCGGGATCATGGGTTTTGATGCTCCCCTCTTGACGACTCTGCAACACATAATGGACGTGGCCGATCATGACGCCGACAAGACGTCGACCGCTCCGATGCGGACTTACGTCAGGGACGCCAAGGCAATGGCGGCGACTCCGGTTGACGTGAAGGAGTATCCGAACTCGTACGTGTTCATAGTGGACATGCCGGGGTTGAAGTCAGGGGACATCAAGGTGCAGGTGGAGGACGACAATGTGTTGCTCATAAGCGGAGAGAGGAAGCGggaggaagagaaagaag
It contains:
- the LOC123200172 gene encoding 17.1 kDa class II heat shock protein-like, with product MDFGIMGFDAPLLTTLQHIMDVADHDADKTSTAPMRTYVRDAKAMAATPVDVKEYPNSYVFIVDMPGLKSGDIKVQVEDDNVLLISGERKREEEKEGAKYVRMERRVGKFMRKFVLPENANTNAISAVCQDGVLTVTVEKLPPPEPKKPKTIEVKIA